Proteins encoded together in one Acetobacteroides hydrogenigenes window:
- a CDS encoding OsmC family protein — protein MADLRFRISANSETPTKTVVKARNFQITIDEPEDLGGSDSAANPVEYVLAAFAGCLNVMAHVVARELNFTLRSVSIDIAGTLNPEKLFGQPTEDRAGYKEITVKMRPDCDADAETLQKWLEAIGERCPVCDNLKNPTHVKLALGKC, from the coding sequence ATGGCAGATTTACGATTTAGAATAAGCGCGAATAGCGAAACACCAACCAAGACCGTTGTAAAGGCTCGCAACTTTCAGATCACCATCGACGAGCCAGAAGACCTTGGAGGCTCCGACTCTGCGGCCAATCCGGTAGAATACGTGCTGGCGGCTTTCGCCGGATGCCTTAACGTGATGGCGCACGTGGTTGCCCGCGAGCTCAACTTTACGCTTCGCAGCGTAAGCATCGATATTGCCGGAACGCTAAATCCTGAAAAGCTTTTTGGACAGCCCACCGAAGACCGTGCGGGATATAAGGAGATTACCGTAAAAATGCGCCCCGACTGCGATGCCGATGCCGAAACCCTTCAGAAATGGCTAGAGGCCATTGGCGAACGCTGCCCTGTTTGCGACAACCTGAAGAACCCTACGCACGTTAAGCTAGCGCTTGGGAAATGCTAG
- the rpsA gene encoding 30S ribosomal protein S1, whose amino-acid sequence MANNEEILREEGNAKQFATKNASIPVDQFDWDAFESEKGLYDDTKENILGKYDQTLSNVAVNEVVDGTVISMNKREVVVNIGYKSDGVVSLNEFRYNPELKVGDIVEVYVESQEDKKGQLNLSHKKARVLRSWDRVNEALDKDEVIKGYIKCRTRGGMIVDVFGIEAFLPGSQIDVKPIRDYDVYVGKTMEFKVVKINHEFKNVVVSHKALIEEELEQQKKDIIAKLEKGQVLEGTVKNITSYGVFIDLGGVDGLIHITDLSWGRVNHPEEVVELDQKLNVVILDFDDAKKRIALGLKQLTAHPWDSLDANLKVGDKVKGKVVVMADYGAFVEIATGVEGLIHVSEMSWSQHLRSAQEFLKVGDEVEAVILTLDREERKMSLGIKQLRQDPWENIEEKYAVNSKHTARVRNFTNFGVFVEIEEGVDGLIHISDLSWTKKVKHPSEFTSIGAEIEVVVLEIDKENRRLSLGHKQLEENPWDVFETVFTVDSIHEGTIVELEDKGARIALPYGVDGFATPKHLVKEDGSQAKLEEKLDFKVIEFNKGAKRIIVSHSRTFEDAKKSEAAAEKKAKTAATQKAVKKVKTSIEKTTLGDIDALAALKSEMEGKANTEE is encoded by the coding sequence ATGGCAAACAATGAAGAAATCCTTCGCGAAGAAGGTAATGCAAAGCAATTTGCAACAAAGAACGCTTCTATTCCTGTAGATCAATTCGATTGGGATGCGTTCGAATCAGAAAAAGGTTTGTACGATGACACCAAGGAAAATATCCTAGGTAAGTACGACCAAACTTTATCTAACGTTGCTGTTAACGAGGTTGTTGATGGTACCGTTATCTCTATGAACAAGCGCGAAGTTGTAGTTAACATTGGCTACAAGTCGGATGGCGTTGTATCGCTAAACGAATTCCGCTACAACCCAGAGCTTAAAGTTGGCGATATCGTAGAAGTTTACGTAGAAAGCCAAGAAGACAAGAAGGGTCAGCTAAACCTTTCGCACAAGAAAGCAAGAGTTCTTCGCTCTTGGGATCGTGTTAACGAGGCTCTTGACAAAGACGAAGTTATCAAGGGTTACATTAAGTGCCGCACCCGTGGTGGTATGATCGTTGACGTATTTGGTATTGAGGCATTCCTTCCAGGTTCTCAAATCGATGTTAAGCCAATCCGCGACTACGATGTTTACGTTGGTAAGACTATGGAATTCAAGGTTGTTAAGATCAACCACGAGTTCAAGAACGTAGTTGTTTCTCACAAGGCTCTTATCGAGGAAGAACTTGAACAACAAAAGAAAGACATCATCGCTAAGCTTGAAAAGGGTCAAGTACTTGAAGGAACCGTTAAGAACATTACTTCTTACGGTGTATTCATCGACCTTGGTGGCGTAGATGGTCTTATCCATATTACCGACCTTTCTTGGGGTCGTGTTAATCACCCAGAAGAAGTTGTTGAGCTAGATCAAAAGCTTAACGTTGTTATCCTTGACTTTGATGACGCTAAGAAGCGTATCGCCCTAGGTCTTAAGCAGCTTACTGCTCACCCATGGGATTCACTTGATGCTAACCTTAAGGTTGGTGACAAGGTTAAGGGTAAAGTTGTGGTTATGGCTGACTACGGTGCATTTGTTGAAATTGCAACCGGCGTTGAAGGTCTTATCCACGTATCTGAAATGTCTTGGTCTCAGCACCTACGTAGCGCTCAAGAATTCCTTAAGGTGGGCGACGAAGTTGAGGCTGTTATCCTTACCCTCGATCGCGAAGAGCGCAAGATGTCGCTTGGTATCAAGCAGCTTCGCCAAGATCCATGGGAAAACATCGAAGAGAAGTACGCTGTTAACTCTAAGCATACCGCTCGCGTTCGCAACTTCACCAACTTTGGTGTATTCGTTGAAATCGAAGAGGGCGTAGATGGCTTAATCCATATCTCTGACCTTTCTTGGACTAAGAAGGTTAAGCACCCATCTGAGTTCACCTCAATTGGCGCTGAAATCGAAGTTGTAGTTCTAGAAATCGACAAGGAAAACCGTCGTTTGAGCCTTGGCCACAAGCAGCTTGAAGAAAACCCATGGGATGTATTCGAAACTGTATTTACCGTTGATTCTATCCACGAAGGTACTATCGTTGAGCTAGAAGATAAGGGTGCTCGTATTGCACTTCCTTACGGTGTTGATGGTTTCGCTACTCCTAAGCACCTTGTAAAGGAAGATGGAAGCCAAGCTAAGCTTGAAGAGAAGCTTGATTTCAAGGTAATCGAGTTCAACAAGGGCGCTAAGAGAATCATCGTTTCTCACAGCCGCACTTTCGAAGATGCAAAGAAATCGGAAGCCGCTGCTGAGAAGAAGGCTAAGACTGCAGCTACTCAAAAGGCTGTAAAGAAGGTTAAGACTAGCATCGAAAAGACCACCCTTGGTGATATCGACGCTCTTGCCGCTCTTAAGTCTGAGATGGAAGGTAAAGCTAATACTGAGGAGTAA
- the guaA gene encoding glutamine-hydrolyzing GMP synthase — MQEKILILDFGSQYTQLIARRVRELNVYCEIHPYNHFPALDSSVKGVILSGSPFSVRDKDAPVPDLETIKGKVPLLGVCYGAQFLSHYYGGEVKASNSREYGRAKLTHVVDDDPLFHTISHQSQVWMSHGDTIVSIPDSYSIVASTHDVKVAGYKIADEQTWGIQFHPEVYHSTEGLQLLKNFVAGICGCSMDWTPASYVETTVNSLREQLGNDKVILALSGGVDSTVAGVLLQKAIGDNLTCIFVDNGLLRKDEFNNVMEAYKILGLNVIGVDARHKFWNDLKGETDPEGKRKIIGRDFIEVFDVEAHKIQDVKWLAQGTIYPDVIESVSVNGPSATIKSHHNVGGLPEKMNLKVVEPLRLLFKDEVRRVGRQLEIPAMFLDRHPFPGPGLGIRILGEVTEEKVALLQEADHIFIQGLRDADLYKDVWQAGVMLLPVQSVGVMGDERTYEYVVALRAVTSTDGMTADWAHLPYEFLAKVSNDIINKVRGINRVVYDISSKPPATIEWE; from the coding sequence ATGCAAGAGAAAATTTTAATTCTTGATTTTGGATCGCAGTACACCCAGCTTATTGCACGTCGCGTGCGCGAGCTCAACGTTTACTGCGAAATCCATCCTTACAACCACTTTCCTGCGCTCGATTCGTCGGTAAAGGGGGTGATTCTGTCGGGAAGCCCATTCTCGGTGCGCGATAAAGATGCGCCAGTGCCCGATTTGGAAACCATAAAAGGTAAGGTGCCGCTTCTGGGCGTTTGCTACGGAGCGCAGTTCCTATCGCACTACTACGGTGGCGAGGTTAAGGCTTCGAACAGCCGCGAGTATGGACGTGCTAAGCTTACCCATGTGGTTGATGACGATCCTCTTTTCCATACCATCAGCCACCAATCGCAGGTGTGGATGTCGCATGGCGATACCATCGTATCGATACCTGATAGCTACAGCATTGTTGCCAGCACTCACGATGTGAAGGTTGCTGGGTACAAGATTGCTGATGAGCAAACTTGGGGTATCCAGTTCCACCCCGAGGTGTACCATAGCACCGAAGGCTTACAGCTACTCAAGAACTTTGTGGCTGGTATCTGCGGCTGCTCTATGGATTGGACTCCTGCTTCGTACGTTGAAACAACGGTAAACTCGCTTCGCGAGCAGCTGGGTAACGATAAGGTTATCCTTGCGCTTTCGGGTGGGGTAGATTCTACCGTTGCCGGCGTTCTTCTTCAAAAGGCTATTGGCGATAACCTCACCTGTATCTTTGTTGATAACGGTTTGCTCCGTAAGGATGAGTTTAATAACGTAATGGAGGCCTACAAGATTCTTGGGCTTAACGTTATTGGTGTTGATGCTCGCCACAAGTTCTGGAACGACCTTAAGGGCGAAACCGATCCCGAAGGAAAGCGTAAGATTATTGGTCGCGACTTCATCGAGGTGTTCGATGTAGAGGCGCACAAAATACAAGATGTAAAGTGGCTGGCTCAGGGCACCATCTACCCCGACGTTATCGAGTCGGTGTCGGTAAATGGCCCATCGGCTACCATTAAGTCGCACCACAACGTGGGTGGACTACCCGAGAAGATGAACCTTAAGGTGGTTGAGCCGCTTCGCCTTCTATTTAAGGACGAGGTTCGCCGCGTAGGCCGTCAGCTGGAGATTCCTGCCATGTTCCTCGATCGCCATCCTTTTCCAGGTCCAGGCCTTGGAATTCGTATTCTTGGCGAAGTTACCGAAGAGAAGGTTGCCCTACTTCAGGAGGCTGACCACATCTTTATCCAAGGATTGCGCGACGCCGATCTTTACAAGGATGTTTGGCAGGCTGGCGTAATGCTGCTTCCCGTTCAATCGGTAGGGGTAATGGGCGACGAGCGTACCTACGAGTACGTGGTAGCGCTTCGTGCGGTAACATCAACCGACGGTATGACTGCCGACTGGGCTCACCTTCCATACGAGTTCCTTGCCAAGGTATCCAACGATATCATCAACAAGGTGCGTGGGATTAACCGCGTAGTGTACGATATCAGCTCGAAACCACCAGCAACTATCGAGTGGGAGTAA
- a CDS encoding STAS domain-containing protein encodes MNLNIEKLPEYTLIKVVDSKLDTNIAPDLKSELVVIAGSGESNLVLDLSNCQYCDSSGLSAILVANRLCKNANGTFVLTGLTETVDQLVKLSQLDTVLNIAATPEEVKSFFQNPAV; translated from the coding sequence ATGAATTTGAATATTGAAAAATTGCCTGAATATACCCTTATTAAAGTGGTAGATTCTAAGCTCGATACCAACATAGCGCCTGATTTAAAGTCGGAGCTGGTTGTTATTGCAGGCAGTGGAGAATCTAATCTAGTTCTCGATCTAAGCAATTGCCAGTATTGCGATTCGTCGGGGTTAAGCGCTATTCTCGTTGCTAACCGTTTGTGCAAAAACGCAAATGGAACCTTCGTTTTGACAGGATTAACCGAAACGGTAGATCAGCTTGTAAAGCTATCGCAGCTCGATACTGTACTTAATATTGCTGCAACTCCCGAAGAGGTTAAGTCGTTCTTTCAAAACCCAGCAGTTTAG
- a CDS encoding ribonuclease Z, whose amino-acid sequence MEFSVTILGTSSALPTLDRYPTAHALNVHERFFLIDCGEGTQAQLRRNHFKMVRINHIFITHLHGDHVFGIFGLLSTMNLLGRKSNLHIYGHRLLKSILDDHLKYFGQDFQYKIEFHEVAVKSKEIIYEDDSLLVEAFPLKHRVSCFGYLFRERAPHRNIHKWMIEKYKLSLAEVVRIRNGADLTLEDGEVIPNEVLTYIPYEPRSYAFCSDTAYSNRIHEYVKDVDLLYHEATFTEELKKMAAQTGHSTAKQAGKIARLANAKKLIVGHFSSRYKDYSVFLREAKEEFDNVELAKEGSTFSIELKRFKD is encoded by the coding sequence GTGGAGTTTAGCGTCACTATCCTTGGAACAAGTTCGGCTCTGCCGACTTTAGACCGATATCCAACCGCTCATGCGCTCAATGTGCATGAGCGGTTTTTTTTAATCGATTGCGGAGAGGGAACTCAGGCTCAGCTACGTCGCAACCATTTTAAGATGGTGCGGATAAATCACATATTTATCACCCATCTACATGGCGACCATGTTTTTGGCATCTTCGGGTTGCTATCGACCATGAACCTGCTCGGGCGCAAGTCCAATTTGCACATCTACGGGCATCGCCTACTAAAGAGTATTCTTGATGATCACCTGAAGTACTTCGGACAGGATTTTCAGTATAAGATAGAATTCCACGAGGTAGCGGTGAAATCAAAGGAGATCATTTATGAGGATGATTCGTTGCTGGTAGAGGCTTTTCCTCTAAAGCACCGGGTGTCGTGCTTTGGATACCTGTTTAGGGAGAGGGCTCCGCACCGTAACATCCACAAGTGGATGATCGAGAAGTATAAGCTTTCGTTGGCCGAGGTGGTGCGAATAAGGAATGGCGCCGATCTTACGCTCGAGGATGGTGAGGTGATACCCAACGAGGTGCTAACCTACATCCCTTACGAACCCCGTTCGTACGCTTTCTGCTCGGATACTGCCTATTCGAACAGGATACACGAGTACGTAAAGGATGTGGATTTGCTCTACCACGAGGCAACCTTCACCGAGGAACTTAAGAAGATGGCTGCCCAAACCGGACATTCTACGGCAAAGCAGGCGGGTAAGATTGCCCGACTGGCAAATGCTAAAAAGCTCATAGTTGGCCATTTCTCTTCCAGATATAAGGATTATTCGGTATTTTTGCGCGAGGCTAAAGAAGAGTTCGATAATGTCGAACTGGCAAAGGAAGGCTCAACCTTTTCTATTGAACTGAAACGATTTAAGGATTAA
- a CDS encoding inorganic phosphate transporter, translating to MFGLSDGMTVLLVVSIIAALAFEFINGFHDTANAVATVIYTKSLKPRTAVIWSGIWNFLGVYFGGLAVAMAIINLLPLEMLVDQNLAHNMAMVFALILTAIFWNLGTWYFGIPCSSSHTLLGSIFGVGIAFMFINVDGNVALNWKKVVDAGLALLISPLLGFGLAMLMMFIFKKVVKKKRFFREPDPNKKPPFWIRSILVLTCTSVSYFHGSNDGQKGVGLIMIILISLAPAYFALDKSKSISNMYGNIHAIESYTNKMNVNALSAEHQKKLAAIKLEVAEIKAEIEKSEVKDEIKAENRLKVRNDIVLMSKSYETILKANKDNAAIGLTEREYKGLTKNIKALKEFTEYAPWPVILMVSMALGLGTMIGWKRIVVTIGEKIGKSHLSYAQGASAEIVASSTIGLSSVLGLPVSTTHVLSSGIAGTMVSQGGLKNLQQKTIKNILIAWVITIPVTVILSCGIFLGLYYLLG from the coding sequence ATGTTTGGACTGAGTGATGGCATGACCGTCCTGCTTGTAGTAAGCATTATAGCAGCTTTGGCCTTTGAGTTCATCAACGGCTTTCACGATACCGCTAATGCGGTGGCTACGGTTATTTACACCAAATCGTTGAAGCCTCGTACTGCCGTTATTTGGTCGGGGATTTGGAATTTCTTAGGCGTATACTTTGGCGGCCTAGCGGTGGCCATGGCTATCATTAACCTGCTCCCCCTCGAGATGCTCGTGGATCAAAACTTGGCCCATAATATGGCGATGGTCTTTGCGCTTATACTGACCGCCATATTTTGGAATCTCGGAACTTGGTATTTTGGTATCCCCTGCTCGAGCTCGCACACGCTGCTCGGATCTATCTTTGGGGTGGGCATCGCCTTTATGTTCATCAACGTAGATGGCAATGTGGCCCTTAACTGGAAGAAGGTGGTTGATGCTGGTCTTGCGTTGCTGATCTCACCTTTGCTGGGTTTCGGGTTGGCCATGCTTATGATGTTTATCTTTAAAAAAGTAGTTAAGAAAAAACGATTTTTTAGAGAGCCTGATCCTAATAAGAAACCTCCGTTCTGGATTCGTAGCATCCTGGTTCTTACCTGCACCAGCGTAAGCTACTTCCACGGCTCGAACGATGGACAGAAGGGTGTAGGGCTTATCATGATAATCCTTATCAGCTTGGCGCCAGCATATTTTGCCCTCGATAAATCCAAGAGCATAAGTAATATGTACGGTAACATCCATGCCATTGAGTCGTACACCAACAAGATGAATGTTAACGCTCTTAGCGCTGAGCATCAGAAGAAGCTAGCAGCTATTAAGCTTGAGGTGGCCGAAATTAAAGCTGAGATCGAAAAATCGGAGGTGAAGGATGAGATTAAGGCGGAAAACCGTTTAAAGGTTCGCAACGACATCGTGCTAATGAGCAAATCGTACGAAACCATCCTTAAGGCCAATAAGGATAATGCCGCAATTGGTTTAACGGAGCGCGAATATAAGGGGTTAACCAAGAATATAAAGGCGTTGAAGGAGTTTACCGAGTACGCCCCTTGGCCGGTAATACTAATGGTGTCGATGGCGCTAGGTTTGGGTACGATGATCGGGTGGAAGCGTATTGTGGTGACCATCGGGGAGAAGATTGGCAAATCGCACCTTTCCTATGCTCAGGGTGCTAGTGCCGAGATCGTGGCATCCAGTACTATTGGCCTATCCTCTGTGTTAGGGCTTCCGGTAAGTACCACCCATGTCCTCTCTTCGGGTATTGCGGGTACTATGGTTTCGCAGGGAGGCTTAAAGAATCTACAGCAAAAAACCATAAAGAACATCCTTATTGCTTGGGTGATAACCATCCCGGTTACCGTAATCCTTTCGTGTGGGATATTCTTAGGGCTGTACTACCTGTTGGGCTAG